One Hippocampus zosterae strain Florida chromosome 4, ASM2543408v3, whole genome shotgun sequence genomic window carries:
- the hddc3 gene encoding guanosine-3',5'-bis(diphosphate) 3'-pyrophosphohydrolase MESH1 isoform X1: protein MNLDAVMLLETVNFAAEKHRNQRRKDIEQTPYINHPIGVARILSHEAGVTDIVVLQAALLHDTLEDTDTKPEELETKFGQIVARIVQEVTDDKSLPKQERKRLQVEHAPHCSHQAKLVKLADKLYNLRDLNRCTPVGWTPERVQQYFVWACDVVKGLKGTNSALEEKLEKLFRQRGVQL, encoded by the exons ATGAATTTAGACGCTGTAATGTTGTTGGAGACGGTTAATTTCGCCGCTGAAAAGCATCGAAATCAGCGTCGAAAAGACATAGAACAAACTCCGTATATTAACCACCCGATTG GAGTAGCAAGGATTCTCAGCCATGAAGCTGGCGTCACCGACATTGTGGTATTACAA GCTGCTCTTCTTCATGACACATTGGAGGACACAGACACAAAGCCCGAAGAGCTGGAAACAAAGTTTGGACAGATTGTTGCTCGCATTGTTCAGGAGGTGACAGACGATAAGAGTCTGCCCAAACAGGAGAGGAAGCGTCTACAGGTGGAACATGCACCCCATTGCAGCCACCAGGCCAAACTGGTCAAACTGGCAGACAAACTGTACAACCTCAGGGATTTGAACCGTTGCACCCCTGTTG gtTGGACACCTGAGAGGGTCCAGCAGTATTTTGTGTGGGCCTGTGATGTTGTAAAAGGCCTGAAAGGTACCAACTCAGCTCTAGAGGAAAAGCTGGAGAAGTTGTTCAGACAGAGAGGGGTGCAACTCTAA
- the hddc3 gene encoding guanosine-3',5'-bis(diphosphate) 3'-pyrophosphohydrolase MESH1 isoform X2, whose product MNLDAVMLLETVNFAAEKHRNQRRKDIEQTPYINHPIGVARILSHEAGVTDIVVLQAALLHDTLEDTDTKPEELETKFGQIVARIVQEVTDDKSLPKQERKRLQVEHAPHCSHQAKLVKLADKLYNLRDLNRCTPVGNRLHYNFYTLF is encoded by the exons ATGAATTTAGACGCTGTAATGTTGTTGGAGACGGTTAATTTCGCCGCTGAAAAGCATCGAAATCAGCGTCGAAAAGACATAGAACAAACTCCGTATATTAACCACCCGATTG GAGTAGCAAGGATTCTCAGCCATGAAGCTGGCGTCACCGACATTGTGGTATTACAA GCTGCTCTTCTTCATGACACATTGGAGGACACAGACACAAAGCCCGAAGAGCTGGAAACAAAGTTTGGACAGATTGTTGCTCGCATTGTTCAGGAGGTGACAGACGATAAGAGTCTGCCCAAACAGGAGAGGAAGCGTCTACAGGTGGAACATGCACCCCATTGCAGCCACCAGGCCAAACTGGTCAAACTGGCAGACAAACTGTACAACCTCAGGGATTTGAACCGTTGCACCCCTGTTGGTAATCGACTTCAT TATAATTTTtatactttattttaa